A genomic segment from Leptolyngbya boryana PCC 6306 encodes:
- a CDS encoding TldD/PmbA family protein yields the protein MSIDSLPEQLLDCAKRSGAECAEVFQSQSLSRPVFFEANRLKQLESTQAEGTALRLWKDGRPGLAVAYGAVEPQALVDRAIAISQLNDPEEVELASESHLSYPDVGQSVPIEQLVEWGNLAIAQIRDRYPDVLCSSGWDCEAETTRLINSNGLDCGYTDTTLSGFLEVEWIRGDDFLNVSDGQTERNHLDPIAIAQQILQRLEWAKENTTPPTGRVPILFTSKAIDMLWGTVQAALNGKQVIEGASPWSDRIGSLVTSEHITLSQQPKAGPFSCPFDDEGTPTRSITFIDRGELQLFYTDLTTGKSLGSGTTGNGFRSGLGSYPTPGLFNLLVEPGKKSLDELIASIDHGLILDQMLGGGAGISGEFSVNVDLGYRIENGQIVGRVKDTMVAGSVYTALKNLVELGNDAEWNGSCHTPSAIVEGLSCTGRA from the coding sequence ATGTCGATCGATTCCCTACCCGAACAACTCCTAGACTGCGCCAAACGCTCCGGAGCCGAGTGCGCCGAAGTCTTTCAATCCCAATCTCTCTCTCGTCCCGTCTTTTTTGAAGCCAACCGCCTCAAACAACTCGAAAGCACCCAAGCCGAAGGAACCGCCCTGCGACTCTGGAAAGACGGACGACCCGGCTTAGCGGTCGCCTATGGAGCCGTCGAACCCCAAGCTCTCGTCGATCGCGCGATCGCCATCAGCCAACTCAACGACCCCGAAGAAGTCGAACTCGCTTCAGAATCACACTTGTCTTACCCGGATGTCGGTCAGTCCGTTCCAATTGAACAACTAGTTGAATGGGGCAACCTTGCGATCGCACAAATTCGCGATCGCTATCCCGACGTACTCTGTTCCAGCGGCTGGGACTGTGAAGCAGAAACCACACGCCTGATCAACTCCAACGGCTTAGACTGCGGCTACACCGACACCACCCTCAGCGGCTTTCTAGAAGTGGAATGGATCAGAGGCGACGACTTTCTCAATGTCTCAGACGGACAAACCGAACGCAATCACCTCGATCCCATCGCGATCGCGCAACAAATTTTACAACGCTTAGAGTGGGCGAAAGAAAACACCACCCCTCCAACTGGGCGTGTTCCGATTCTCTTTACCTCAAAAGCGATCGACATGCTTTGGGGCACAGTCCAAGCCGCCTTGAATGGAAAACAAGTGATCGAAGGCGCATCCCCTTGGAGCGATCGCATCGGTAGCCTCGTCACGTCAGAACACATCACCCTCTCTCAACAGCCGAAAGCAGGCCCATTTAGCTGTCCATTTGACGACGAAGGAACCCCGACGCGCTCGATTACTTTTATCGATCGCGGCGAATTGCAACTGTTTTATACCGACCTCACAACCGGAAAAAGCTTAGGCAGTGGAACTACTGGAAATGGCTTTCGCTCAGGATTAGGGAGCTATCCAACTCCCGGCTTATTTAACTTGCTCGTAGAACCAGGAAAAAAATCTTTAGACGAACTGATTGCTTCAATCGATCACGGCTTGATTCTCGATCAAATGCTGGGTGGAGGAGCCGGAATTTCGGGTGAATTCTCGGTCAACGTAGACTTAGGATATCGGATTGAAAATGGACAAATTGTTGGACGCGTCAAAGACACAATGGTTGCCGGAAGCGTCTATACAGCACTCAAGAACCTGGTTGAACTCGGCAACGATGCAGAATGGAATGGCTCGTGTCATACTCCATCTGCGATCGTTGAAGGACTTTCCTGCACAGGGCGCGCTTAA
- a CDS encoding phosphatidylglycerol lysyltransferase domain-containing protein: MQQTSSGYTAYSSNVDRKTRIGIWSAGILTGVMGLVNLWSAIVPSYPERTAWLKHFLPFSVRAGGHLFAALAGFVLLTLAANLLRRKKVAWYLTVGLLILSILSHLIKGFDIEEGILATVLLIQLFVLRKAYTAKSDPPSIAQGIRALIIAILFTLAYGTIGFYILDGYFNVNGQPINFSFRESILQTLAMFFTADNAGLEPRRRYGDFFANSIYAVGLVTMTYALLMLLRPVLLRGDPATLHDRKKARQIIDEYGQTSLARLSLLPDKSYYFSPSGKSVIAYVAKGRAAITLGDPIGHPEDLQEAIVSFREFCNQNDWFPTFYEVLPETLPIYQSLGYRWVQIGEEAIIDLHTFNLKGKANQDFRTAINKLSKSGYRLQVYHPPIADSLITRLKPVSDEWLKSKQGSEKQFSIGWFNPDYLKECHIAVVEDGNGEAIAFSNLLSGYNRKEVTVDLMRHLNRAEKGTMDFLFAEMLKHFQQEGYDSFNFSLSPLAGVGEASDAQRVEKGLHYFFEHLNQFYNFKGLHQFKEKFRPRWEPRYLVFPSRRMLPDIAVGLVRADSGDRLLDYLKPGS; the protein is encoded by the coding sequence ATGCAGCAGACTTCTTCAGGCTATACAGCCTACTCCAGCAATGTCGATCGTAAGACGCGCATCGGCATTTGGTCAGCCGGGATTTTGACGGGTGTGATGGGATTGGTGAATTTATGGTCTGCGATCGTGCCGAGCTATCCAGAGCGAACCGCTTGGTTAAAGCATTTTCTTCCGTTTTCGGTGCGGGCTGGAGGACATTTGTTTGCGGCTTTGGCGGGGTTTGTTTTGTTGACCCTAGCTGCAAATCTGTTGCGACGCAAAAAAGTTGCGTGGTATCTCACGGTTGGTTTGCTGATTTTGTCGATTCTGAGCCATTTGATCAAGGGCTTTGATATTGAAGAAGGGATTCTGGCAACGGTTCTATTGATTCAGCTATTTGTATTACGCAAAGCTTATACTGCGAAGTCCGATCCTCCGTCGATCGCGCAAGGAATTCGCGCGCTCATTATTGCGATTTTATTTACTTTGGCTTATGGAACGATCGGGTTTTATATTCTCGATGGTTACTTCAATGTCAATGGACAGCCGATTAACTTCAGTTTTCGGGAATCGATTTTACAGACGCTAGCGATGTTCTTTACAGCAGATAATGCAGGATTGGAACCGAGGAGACGCTATGGCGATTTCTTTGCGAATTCGATCTATGCCGTGGGTCTCGTTACGATGACGTATGCGTTATTAATGTTGTTGCGTCCTGTGTTACTTCGAGGCGATCCCGCAACGTTGCACGATCGTAAAAAAGCGCGTCAAATCATTGATGAGTATGGTCAGACTTCACTCGCTCGGTTATCGTTGCTGCCCGATAAATCGTATTACTTCAGTCCGTCTGGTAAGAGTGTGATTGCTTACGTGGCAAAGGGGCGGGCTGCCATTACGTTAGGAGATCCGATCGGACATCCTGAAGACTTGCAAGAAGCGATCGTGAGTTTCCGAGAATTTTGTAATCAGAATGATTGGTTTCCCACCTTTTACGAGGTGCTGCCTGAGACGTTGCCCATTTATCAATCTTTAGGATATCGCTGGGTGCAGATTGGGGAAGAGGCAATTATTGATTTGCATACGTTTAATCTCAAAGGCAAAGCAAATCAGGACTTTAGAACAGCAATCAATAAACTCTCAAAATCGGGTTATCGCCTTCAGGTCTATCATCCGCCGATCGCGGATTCATTAATTACGCGATTAAAACCTGTGAGTGATGAATGGTTAAAATCCAAGCAAGGGTCAGAAAAGCAGTTCTCGATCGGCTGGTTTAATCCCGACTATTTGAAAGAGTGCCATATTGCGGTAGTTGAAGATGGGAATGGGGAAGCGATCGCGTTTTCTAACTTACTCTCTGGCTACAATCGCAAAGAAGTCACTGTGGATTTGATGCGCCATTTGAATCGAGCTGAGAAAGGCACGATGGATTTTCTATTTGCGGAGATGCTCAAGCATTTTCAGCAGGAAGGGTATGACAGTTTTAATTTTAGTTTGTCGCCTTTAGCGGGAGTGGGAGAGGCTTCGGATGCTCAGCGAGTGGAGAAGGGATTGCATTACTTTTTTGAGCATTTGAATCAGTTTTATAACTTTAAGGGACTGCATCAGTTTAAAGAGAAATTTCGTCCGCGTTGGGAGCCTCGGTATTTAGTATTTCCAAGTCGGAGAATGCTGCCCGATATTGCAGTGGGATTAGTACGGGCAGATTCGGGCGATCGATTGTTGGATTATTTGAAGCCAGGGAGTTAG
- a CDS encoding alpha/beta hydrolase: protein MPLTFKPKRKKNRISAVMISAIALLILAAVGYWYVFIAGAPQLDTPPPEEVAGINFQVKSFYSNAMAEQRQYGVVLPPGYEKHPKRRYPVIFLLHGGHGDERDYYIKAGITATLKNLYQKQKLPAALMIMPDGNDQRGTSPFWDSDYFDGANGKVATYIAEDLVKEVKAQFRTIEDSHYWAMGGLSSGAWGAFNIGLRHLDKFTIFFSHTGYFIDKSGAENSPQLFVTQISQAERRRIRAYLDAGEGDEKYLDATRDFHKVLDRLGIYNEFRVFPGGHGIVGQDVGWNYWRKHLTDSLSFVGRQFQHIHTQKKHQHF from the coding sequence ATGCCGCTAACCTTCAAGCCCAAACGAAAAAAAAATCGAATCTCGGCTGTGATGATCAGCGCGATCGCGCTTTTGATCCTGGCGGCAGTCGGATATTGGTATGTATTTATCGCAGGTGCGCCCCAGTTAGATACGCCTCCACCTGAAGAAGTTGCCGGGATAAATTTTCAGGTCAAAAGTTTTTATAGTAACGCCATGGCAGAACAGCGGCAGTACGGAGTTGTTTTACCTCCGGGTTATGAGAAGCACCCGAAACGACGGTATCCTGTGATTTTTCTGCTGCATGGCGGACATGGAGACGAACGAGATTACTACATCAAAGCCGGGATCACTGCAACACTCAAAAATTTGTACCAAAAGCAGAAGCTCCCTGCGGCTTTAATGATTATGCCGGATGGGAATGATCAGCGGGGAACAAGTCCATTTTGGGATTCGGATTATTTTGATGGCGCGAATGGGAAGGTGGCAACTTATATTGCCGAGGATTTAGTGAAAGAAGTGAAAGCGCAGTTTCGGACGATCGAGGATTCGCACTATTGGGCAATGGGTGGACTTTCTTCGGGAGCTTGGGGCGCGTTTAATATTGGGTTAAGACACTTAGACAAATTTACGATTTTCTTTAGCCATACCGGATACTTTATTGACAAAAGTGGTGCTGAAAATAGTCCTCAACTGTTCGTTACACAGATTTCTCAAGCTGAGCGTCGGAGAATTCGAGCTTATCTAGATGCAGGTGAAGGGGATGAGAAGTATCTAGATGCCACTCGAGATTTTCACAAAGTTCTCGATCGCTTAGGAATCTATAACGAGTTTCGTGTATTTCCTGGTGGACATGGAATTGTTGGACAAGATGTCGGTTGGAACTATTGGAGAAAGCATCTCACCGATTCACTCAGTTTTGTTGGACGACAGTTTCAGCACATCCATACGCAAAAAAAACATCAACACTTTTAA